A single region of the Coregonus clupeaformis isolate EN_2021a chromosome 40, ASM2061545v1, whole genome shotgun sequence genome encodes:
- the LOC121554887 gene encoding trace amine-associated receptor 6-like — protein MEEQEDVQYCFQDRNSSCRKALLSTSIYITLYIFFSLISAVTVFLNILVIISISHFKQLHTPTNLLILSLAVADLLVGLIVIPLTTVALMEPCWDFGEYFCGFYFYISCLCSSLSLGSLVLISIDRYVAVCDPLLYHSKITISRMMYCISITWCFCIIYDAAIINIFVNVQANKSERKAAKTLAIVVFTYLSCWIPFNFYVLFFFIDNFLSFIISCLPLANSLINPIIYALFYPWFKVTAKLILTLKLRCS, from the exons ATGGAGGAACAGGAAGATGTTCAATACTGTTTTCAAGACAGAAACTCTTCTTGCAGAAAGGCTTTGCTATCGACATCTATCTACATAACACTGTACATCTTCTTCTCATTGATTTCAGCAGTTACAGTATTTCTGAACATACTGGTGAtcatctccatctctcacttCAAGCAGCTCCACACTCCAACCAACCTGCTCATCCTCTCCCTGGCTGTGGCAGATCTCCTGGTGGGACTGATTGTGATACCATTGACGACTGTAGCATTAATGGAACCATGCTGGGATTTTGGGGAATATTTCTGTGGGTTTTATTTCTATATCAGTTGTTTGTGTTCTTCTTTATCTCTGGGCAGTTTGGTCTTGATATCTATTGACCGTTATGTTGCTGTGTGTGATCCCTTATTGTACCACTCTAAAATAACAATATCAAGAATGATGTATTGTATATCCATTACCTGGTGTTTTTGTATCATATACGATGCTGCTATTATAAATATATTTGTAAATGTACAG GCAAATAAGTCAGAGAGAAAAGCAGCAAAAACTCTAGCTATTGTTGTTTTCACCTATCTAAGTTGTTGGATTCCATTTAATTTTtatgtacttttttttttcattGACAATTTTTTATCATTTATCATCAGCTGTCTGCCACTTGCTAATTCCTTAATTAATCCAATAATTTATGCTTTATTTTATCCATGGTTCAAAGTAACAGCTAAACTTATTTTAACTTTGAAGTTAAGATGTTCATAG